The following DNA comes from Papaver somniferum cultivar HN1 chromosome 4, ASM357369v1, whole genome shotgun sequence.
GATGAAACTGGTATTGTGGGTGTTTCACTGTCCAAAAATCTTACAAGTATAGCCGGAGAGGCCCTTAAGATCAATATCACCACCCTAGGTCCGCTCGTCCTACCCATCAAAGAACAACTTCATTTTTTCATTACCATTGTGGTGAAGAAACTGTTCAGGAAATCAAAAATGAAGACTTACATCCCAGATTTTGAGCTTGCATTTGATCATTTTTGTATACATGCTGGGGGAAGAGGAGTGATTGATGAACTAGAAAAGAGTTTGCAATTGTCTTCAGTTCATGTTGAAGCTTCTCGAATGACTCTTCAACGATTTGGCAATACATCATCTAGCTCAATTTGGTACGAGTTGGCTTACATCGAGTCCAAAGGAAGAATGCATAAAAATGATCGCGTATGGCAGATTGCATTCGGAAGCGGTTTTAAGTGTAACAGTGCAGTCTGGGTAGCGCTCAAGAATGTAAAGCCAGCTTCATAAACTAATCTTTTCCCAAGAATAATGGAAGATAAGGATGAACTACTGTGCACAAGTCAGATTTATGTGCATTTGTGTTTTCATGACGAAATGGTTTACTGTTTTTTCTATATTTAGATTCATCACAATTGGCTGCTAGTTAGAACTTTGAAACTGTCGACGAACACACTTTGAAAGTACTGTCGATCATGCCTTGAAGGCAAGTCATTTTTGGGCTAATTGACATGGATGCCGAAACAACAATGTAACCTATTAATGCATTAAAAAGCAACACCAAAATTCAACTATCGTAGAAAATTCACGTACTTAATAAAAGCGTCACTAGTGTCACTTGGAAAGACTAAACTGCAGCTTTGAAGTTTTTAACATGTCCTCTATTCCCTTTATATATCTTTATTACAACAATCTGAATGTACCAAGTTTAACTGTAAACACCAAGAAAGAAGACTAAGCAAGAAGCTACTCCTTTCCACCCTATTCAGCTTTTACTTCTTCTGTAGTATGGTGCTCCTCGGAGGTTTCTGCTGGTGCAGCATTCTCTGCAGGTGGCGCAttctctgctgcagcttcagAGGTTGAAGATCCATCAACAACTGGCATGGTTTTTTTGACAGTACCAACCTTGACATACTTGCTCATGAATTTGTACTCCCAATCTTGTAAAGCCTCAAGTTCAAAGGGGCCAAGACCGGTGGTGTCGCCAGTTAGATCCTTATCTTCAAAGGACATCTTTGCAAGAGCTCTACTAGCATCTTTACCGGTGAACAAAGCATATGGGCCACCAGGTCCATAAAACATCCTGCAAGAAAATAATGATATGAGTAAATCTCATGGCAACAGAAGAAATTCAGGACTAAATTACGAATAGAAACAACATTGTTTTACATAAGCTGTCTACACAGACAAATATCGAGTAATTTGAACaacaggaaaataaaaaaaaaaaaaaaaaaaatcaataacccCAGTAACTTCAGGGCATGACATGCTTCGATATCCTAGTTATTTGGATCTCTATTCTAAATTACATTATACATAAATTTATGAACACAAATTTTCTAATCTAATGGAGCTTCGTCTACAACTAAACATAAACAACAACATTTGCCAAAAGAAAGTGAACTGTAAACAAAGACAACCGTTAAACCGCGCAAAGATATCGACATACAAAATCATCTTTCCCCAACTCTGataaattttcaaaacatccaaaTGAAATAAGTAGTTTCAAAATTGAACTATCCTTGTGTGTAGAATCCATCAAGTATATATATTAACAAATAGTGTTTGGTCAATCCAGGTACACCTCCTGGTTCAGCAAACTAACTAATCCAATGAGTAAGTAACTCATCCTTCATATAAGGTCTTCTTTTCTTGATTGTCCAAGGCTTTTCTTAAACTTTCCAAAAGAACCCATCAAAATATAAGGATTTTACGACTTCAGTAACATCACAAACAAACATCTAAGAATCATTTACAACTCAGTCATCTACACAATCTGAAAAAACTTTATAATAGCTTCAAAATTGAGCCATCTGATATAACTACAATCCACCATGTATAAAATCAGCAAAAAGTGTCTGGTCAATCCTTGGTTCAACAAACTATCTAAATCGGAAGAGCAAATAACCCATTCCTCATGTATGTTTTTCTTCTCTTGATTTTCCAAGGCTTTTCTTACACTTACCAAAAGCaatcatcaaataaaatcactttAAACTTCAGTAAAATCACAAACAAACATCTAGAATAATTTACTAATCAGTAATCTACTGCATCTGAAAACTTTATATCATCCAAATTCAGTCCATAAAAGAGCCCAGTTCACATAAAGACCCAAACAATCAAGTAATCCTAAAACAATTACcaattaaaaccctaaataaatccccaaatcagaaaactcAAAGAATCAACAAAATCAACATACTATGTAAAAACAATCCAAGGGAAGTCGGATAAGATATACCTGCTCTGAGAAACATCATAGATCTGTCCTTTAATAGCCATAAGCAATGGTTTTTTAGGATCAGAACCATCATAAGCTTTGAGTTCATCTTCACTAATCTCACCTAATTGAACAGGTGGTGGTAAAGGTTCcctttcttcttcaatttctctaTGCCTCTGTGGTGGTGCTGGATTTGAACCAAATAAACCAGAAACAACATAGTAAAAAGCTAAAGCCAATGCTACCACTGTGAAGAAAGTTGCAGGACTTAATCCTGTATATGCTGTAATTGATTGTTTAAACGTTTCCCACAACTCTAAATTCGCCATGATTCTACTTGCTAGTCAGACTATCTGCAGGAAGGGAGCTCAAATACCAAATCTCTACTCACTCCTCTCTGGATTAGTGGATTGGATTGGGGATTTTCTTCAGTCTCACACCTTTCCTGTTCCTATAAAGTATCTTTTTCACCTAAAACTTTGATTGGACCGCCCAAATTACTAAAATACCCCTGTAGACGACGTGATAGGCGGAATCTTTACCGTTAATATTTGGCTGAGTACACGTGCAGTGCGTGGGAAGGAGTTATCATGTATATGCTGCCGGCGGTCATTCAAGGGTTGGACTATGGATGT
Coding sequences within:
- the LOC113274899 gene encoding membrane steroid-binding protein 1-like: MANLELWETFKQSITAYTGLSPATFFTVVALALAFYYVVSGLFGSNPAPPQRHREIEEEREPLPPPVQLGEISEDELKAYDGSDPKKPLLMAIKGQIYDVSQSRMFYGPGGPYALFTGKDASRALAKMSFEDKDLTGDTTGLGPFELEALQDWEYKFMSKYVKVGTVKKTMPVVDGSSTSEAAAENAPPAENAAPAETSEEHHTTEEVKAE